The sequence CGCGGTTGGATTAAATCCGGCTTTAAATAAAATATCTATACCTATAGCATCCGCTTCCTTTTCCATTTCAATACTATATGAATTAATTATAGCAGTCTGAACAGCACTAGAAACTAACATTGCCGGTGCCCCAGCACCCTGTGTTGCTGCTAAAATGCCTAATAAAGTAATCAAGTTTAATTTACTACTCTTTTTATTTTGTTTTATTACGTGCGCTTTATCTGCATGCACAAACTCGTGTGCTAAAATTGCAGCTATTTCTGCATCGCTCTTTAAAAATGATAGCATCCCTGTGGTTATGTATGTTGTCCCTCCAGGCAATGAAAAAGCATTTGGTTCTTTCATTTCTAAAATACGAACATTATAATCTAAATCTCTTTCTAAAAATGGTATCAACCTGCTTGTTATCAATGATAGATGTGCTTCTTTATTCGGATCTAACAATCTAGGTATGTGTTTTTCTAATTCTAAGGCAGCCTTCTTACCAAATTCAGTTTCCTTCTTTATGGTTTTTGCGGCAGAATCAAGAGTATTTTTGGCTTCTAGGGAAGTCGTAAATGCACAATAAAACATTATAATTAAAGAAAGTAATGCGACTTTCTTCAAGAAACCACTCCTTTCTTAACTTTACATATTATATAATATTACTGTCCTTTTAATTACTCACAAGGGCATTTTTACTGTTATAAAACAAACAAAGCAGGAAGCGTACATGCTCTCCCTGCTTTGTTTGTTTTATGATATTTGTGAATTACTATTCCATGAAAAATTTTACAGCTGCAATTTCTTTGGGTTCAATATTGCGTATTAGTTTCCCATCTTTTATTTCTAATAATGCAGGCAAAGATTTTATTCCTAATTTTTCAAGAATTCTTTTATTTTTGTATCCATCTATAAAAGAAACTTTTTTGCCGCTTTCTCTTGAATACTTTTCGGTTTCAACTTGCAATGAAACTTGTGCTTTATCAATACTTGAAGTAATTAATGCATACACATGGGCCGGCTTAAATAATAACGACTCAATATGTAATTGTTCTGTGATATAAGAATGTGCAGACATCGCCGAAGTTGCCCCATCTCCAGCAGCTGTTACCACTTGACGTAACGATTTATCAAGCATATCTCCCGCAGCAAATATCCCCTCCGTTGAAGTTTCCATCTTTTCGTTGGTT comes from Synergistaceae bacterium and encodes:
- a CDS encoding M48 family metalloprotease, coding for MKKVALLSLIIMFYCAFTTSLEAKNTLDSAAKTIKKETEFGKKAALELEKHIPRLLDPNKEAHLSLITSRLIPFLERDLDYNVRILEMKEPNAFSLPGGTTYITTGMLSFLKSDAEIAAILAHEFVHADKAHVIKQNKKSSKLNLITLLGILAATQGAGAPAMLVSSAVQTAIINSYSIEMEKEADAIGIDILFKAGFNPTAMLTTMERLKVERLKRAYINPGIYQTHPDDKERVEAALKYMKDKGIPVSRRDVVKKLNPEVVLISGDISLTIDGITHISIKESKKSTLLLTELAEKLNRYLELELAPYDIQVGTSNGEEALYIKGNVIIKESDSIPGIPKFSTLRTKINDIINEARRENPISNYFQ